In Achromobacter pestifer, the DNA window CATCCTGTCCGTCGCGGGTACGGCGCAAGGCAACAGGAGCCAGGCCCCGCGCGGCATGCGCCTCCAGCAAGGTATCCAGCAGCACGGCGGGCAGATCGCGCTGAAATGGCACCACCAGTTCGCGGCCAGCCAGATCGTCGAAGGTCCGAACCGCCGGATCGCGGCTGACCAGCCACAGGATGCCCCATACGGAGATGTTCAACAGGCGCACAGGCATGCCGCGGTTGTGCAGCAAGGCCGGCAGCGTGCAGGGAGCGGCGCTGAAATCCAGATCCCCGCTCACCAGCAGCGTGCGCAACTGGTCCGGCGTCTGCCACAGGCGGAAGCGCAACTGCCCGGCGTGTTCCGCCAGCGCGCCGGTGGCCGCCATGTGCATCAGGGGATAGCTGACCACGGCGCCGGGGCCTGCCAGTGTCAAGACGGCGCGGCGCTCCGGCGGCGCCGCGCGCAGGGCCCCCGCCGCGGGCAGCAGGGCCGCTCCCAGGGCCGCCGCGCAGAAGCGGCGGCGCATGTGCAAGTCGTTCATTGAGTTTCAAATAAGAATTGTTATCGTTTAAGATTCTCCCATTCACACTGAAAGACCCAGAATGACAAATATCAATCTGGCCGGCGCGGCGGTGGCCGCCCTGCTGGCAAGGCATCCGCTGCTGCAAGGCTTGCCGCCGGGCGTGGCCCAGGAAGTCGCGGTCGACCTGCTGCGCGGCGCCAGCCCGCTACGGGCCGAGGCGGGGCAGATCCTGTTCAGCGAAGGCGACGAGGCCTCCAGCTACGTGCTGATAGAAAGCGGCCAGGCCGAGGTCATGCGCTACAGCTACAACGGCGATGAACGCGTGTTCCGTGTGTTCGAGCCGGGCCAGTTGATGGCGGAGGCGGCCATGTTCATGCCTCACGGCCGCTACCCCATGCAGGCTCGCGCCCGCAGCGCGCTGCAGGGCTGGCGCCTGTGCCGCCGCCAGTTGCACGATGCTTGCCGCCGCTGCCCGGAGCTGGCGCTCAAGCTGCTGGCCGCGCTCAGCAAGAGCCTGTACGACCAGGTCAACAAAGTGGACTGGATGACTTCCAGTTCAGCGCCCGAGCGGCTGGCGAATTACCTCATGGGCCTGCACGAACGCCAGGGCGCGGCGCTGACGCTGCCGCTGAACCAGCGCCAGCTTGCCGCTCACCTGGGCATCCGCGCCGAAACCTTGAGCCGCCTGCTCAACGACTGGCAGACGCAGGGCTACATCAGCGGCAAGCGTTGCCAATGGGCGGTGCACGATCCAGCGCATCTGGCCAGGCTCGCGACGATGGCGAAGCGGCCGTTCTGACAGCGAGGCCGTGCCCACGCCACACGCTGGCCAGGAATGATCCCACTCTGGGCGCCAATGACTTTTGTCATCGGAGCAACGCCGGTGAGCGTCGGACAATGCAGGCAGATCCTCTCCCCCGCTCCCATGTCCGAATCCGCCTCTCCCCTTGCGCCTGTCCCGGCGGCTCCCCCGATCACGGAAGCAGACATCCGGCAACTGGTGCACCGCTTCTATGCGCAAGTGCGCCAGGATGAAACCCTCGGTCCGATATTCGATTCCCGCGTGTCGGACTGGGACCACCACCTGGACCTGCTGTGCGATTTCTGGTCGGCGCTGCTGTTGGGCACGCGCCGCTTCAAGGGCGCACCGATTCCCGCCCATGCGCGCATCCCGGATCTTTCCTGGCCGCTGTTCCAGCGCTGGCTGGCCCTGTTCCATGGCGTCACCGCCGGGCTCGGCCAGCCGGCCTTGCAGGCCCAGGCCGACGCCATGGCCGAACGCATCGCGGCCAAGCTGTGGAGCGTGTGGCAGCAGCGCCAAAGTCTGCCGCGCCTGCCCGACTCGCTGCCTGAAGGCGTGCGGCCCTACCGCGACAGCCCCGTGTTCACGCCCGACAACCTGCCGGCCGGTTTGCTTGCGGCGCATACGACCAAGGCAGGCACCTGGGGCTTGTTGAAGGTGCACGCCGGCGTGCTGCGCTACACGCTGGATGATCCGCCGCACGCCGAAGTGGTGCTGACGGCCGGACAGCAAGTGCTGATAGAACCGCAGGTGCGGCACCATGTGGCGTTCGAACTCCCGGGCAGCTTTCAGATTACGTTCTGCCGCGCCGACGGTCCGCAAGACGGAACCTGACCGACTTCGCCTGGACTGCGCCGCAATCGTCGCCCGCTAGCGGCGAGCCGCCTTTGCTTCAGCCGGCCGCGGCGCTGAGATGCTCATAAAGAATCGCCGCGCCTATCCCCATCAGCGCGATCCCGCCCAGGATCTCGGCCCGCTTGCCGGCAACGCTGCCCAGCACCCGCCCGAGCATCACGCCCAGAGTCACCATCAAGGTGGTCGCCAGGCCGATGGCGATGGCCGCCACCACGATGTTCACGTCCACGAATGCCAGACCCACGCCGACCGCCATGGCATCGATGCTGGTGGCCAAGCCCGTTGCGGCCAGAAGCCAGAAGGAATGGCGGGTGACGGGCGCGGTATCTTCGTCTTCCTCCTTGAGGCCGTTGCGTACCATGAGCAAGCCCAGGGTACAGAGCATTGCGAAGGCGATCCAATGGTCCCAGGCGACCACGTACCGGGCGGCGACGGAACCCAGTCCCCAGCCTATCACTGGGGTGATGGCTTCGATCACGCCGAAGATCAGCCCTGTGCGCAGGGCTTCCGGGAATCGGGGCTTGTAGAGCGCGGCGCCTTTGCTGATGGCGGCGGCGAAGGCGTCCGTGGACATGGCGAACGCGAGAACGATGATGGCGACGGCATTCATATGAGGAAGGATCCTGCTGGGCGGAAACGGCACGGATCTTCCGCGCCGCCCGGCGTCGCGCGAAAAATCCGTGGTCTCGCCAAGCATGGATGCCGCCTGCGCCATGGCTGAGCCAGCCAAGAATGTTGACGCAAGCCCCTGCGGAACTGGCCGCAGGGAGGCTACTCCCCAAAGAGTGAAACCAGTCTAGCAGAGCCTGCTGACCAGTGTGTTACAGCGCTACTCCCCGCGTATTCCCGCCTTCTCGATCACCTCCTTCCAGCCCTTGGCCTCCCTGTCCACCCATTCCTGTGCCTGCGCCTTGCCCGCGAACGGCCCGCGCATGCCCAGCACGGCCATGCTTTGCTGGAACTCCGGCATGGCGTAGACCTTGGCCAGCGTGTCTTCCCATACCTGCGCGATTTCTTTAGGCGTGCCCTTGGGCGCCATCACCAGGAATGCGAACGACACGTCGTAGTTTTTCAAGCCAGCCACGCCCGATTGCGCCGCGGTGGGGACTTCAGGCAGGTCGGCGTCGCGTTCCTTGCCCGACACCGCCAAGGCCTTCAGCTTGCCCGCCCGTACATGCGGCAGGACGCCGGGCGTGGCAAGAAAGGCAGCCTGTATCTGATCGCCCAACAGCGCGTTGACGGCGGGCGCGTTGCCGCGGTACGGCACATGCGCGACTTCCAAGCCGGCCGCGAGACGGAGCTTCTCGAAGGCCAGGTTGCCGGGGCTGCCGTAGCCGGCGGAGGCATAAGTGATGCGGTTGGCCTTGGCGTAGCGCAGGAATTCGTTCAGCGTGTTGATGCCAAGCTCCGGACGCACCGCTAGCGCCAACCCGAAGGATCCGGCCAAGCTCAGCGGTTCCAGTCGCTGGGTGACGTCCTTGTCCAGCCCCCTGAAGATGTATGGATTGACGGTCATGAGCGTGTCTAGCGTCATCAGCAGCGTATAGCCATCCGGCGCCGCCTGCGCCACGGACTGGGCGCCGATGTTGCCGGACGCGCCGGAGCGGTTCTCGACGACGATGGTCTGGCCCAGGATCTTGCCGGCATGCTGCGCGATGGCGCGGGCTTCGAGGTCCAGGGGACCCGCCGGCGGAAAGTTGACGATGAGGCGGACGGGACGCGAGGGGTAGTCGGACGCCATGGCAACCGAGGTTCCGGCCGCGAGCAGCGCCGTACAGAACAGCAAGGACTTGATCATGCTTGGCTCCTGGATGGGCCGGCCTGCTGGCCGGCGCCTCTGCGGGTTGTCAGGCGATGGCGGAAGGATGCGGACTGGTTTCGGCGTGGCGGATCATGTTGCGCGACAACTCCAGCAGCAAGTCGGCGCGCAGCGCGCTAGCGGCGGGGTCGTCCCACAGGTTGCGCAGCTCGTGGGGATCTTCATGCAGATCGTAGAGTTCGCCCCAAGCGGCATCGGCATAGACACTGAGCCGGTGGCGCGGCGTCTGCAAGGTGCGCATGCGGGTGCGGCCGGGAAAACCGAACATGGTGCGCTGGCCCTCTTCCTCGATCAGCACCGCGTCGCGCACGCGCTCGGCCCCGCCCGACATGAGGGGCAGCAGCGAGGCGCCCTGCATGCCGTTGTAGGCCGGCAGGCCGGCGCGCGCCAGCACGGTGGCGGCGATGTCGGCGGTGGAACACAGCGCCTGGCTGCGCGCAGCGGCGGGCGCTGCCTGCGGATCGCGCCAGATGAAGGGCGTGCGGATCAGGCTCTGGTAATGGATCGGCCCCTTGAGCAGCAGTTGGTGATCGCCGAAGTAGTCGCCGTGGTCGCTGGTGAAGATGACGACGGTGTTGTCGTCCAGCCCCATCTCGCGCAGCGCCTGCATCACGCGCCCGATGGTGGCGTCGATGTGGCTGATGGAGCCGTAGTTCAGCGCGATGGCCTCGCGCGCCTCGCGCTCGGTGCAGGCAAAGATGGCGGGCGTGTGCTTGACGGCCTTGCCCTGGTCGCGCTGCTGGTGCATCCAGGCTACATGGGGCGGCGGCTGATGGCCCGGCTCGGCGCTGGCGTGGAACGACTCCGGCAGGGCCACGTCTTCGGGGCGGTACATGTCCCAGTACTTGCCGTGGGGCGTGAAAGGATGGTGCGGATCGGGGAACGAGCACTGGATGAAGAACGGCTTGCCGCTGGCCGCGTTGTCGCGCAACTGCGCGATGGTCTGGTCGCCAATGTAGGCGGTGGTGGAGCATTCTTCCGGCACGCGGGTGCGCCAGGCTTGATGGTGCTCTGTCAGTACATAGCCCGGCGCCGGCAAGGCATGCTCGGGCCCCCACAGGTGTCGCGCCTCTGGATGTTCGCGGGCCAGCCAGCGCTCGTAATGGCCCCAGACCTGGTCGCCGTGATCCACCGCCAGCGCCACGCGCTCGAAGCCGTAGAACGGCGTATCCAGATCATGTCCAGGATCCGTGCGCCACAGCGGGCCCCATTCCTGGTCGTAGTTGCCGGGCTCGGCGGTCCAGGCCTCGCCCTGCGCGCCGTCGCCAGCCGGCGGCCAGACGGCTGGCTTGCCGGTCATGTTCTGCAAGTGCGATTTGCCGATCAATGCGGTGGCGTAGCCCGCGCCGCGCAAGCGGTCGACGAAGGTGGTGGCGCGCTGCGACAGCGGAATCCCGTTGTGGCGCACGCCGTGCACCGAGGGCATGCGGCCGGTCATCAAAGTGGCGCGGTTGGGCATGCAGATGGGCGACGCCACATAAAAGCGGTCCGCCGACCACCCCTGCCGCGCCAGCGCGTCCAGCTCCGGCGTGCGCAGCATGGCGTTGCCGTAGCTGCCTAGATGATCCGCGCGCTGCTGATCCGTGATGAATAGCAGGAAATTCGGCTGCATCGTGTCTCCTCGCCGCCGGCTTTGCGCCGGCCTGGCTCTGTTGTCAGGCCATTATGTGTAGAGGAGGCATAAATTGATAATGAATTAATATTACTGAGCCATAACCCTGTATTTATGCCTCGAGGACGCCCGCATGGACTGGACCCACCGCATCCGCCTGCGCCACCTGGCCATCCTGGTGCGCCTGTGCGAAACCCGCAACCTGAGCCAGGTCGCGTCGGAACTCAACATCACGCAGCCGGCGCTGTCGAAGTGGCTGAAGGACCTGGAAGCGGACATCGGCCTGACGCTGTTTGACCGCCATGCGCGCGGCATCGAGCCCACGCTTTACGGACTGGAACTGCGCACGCATGCGCGCGAGATCCTGGGCAAGCTGGGCCGCGCCCAGGACACCATGGCGCAACTGGCCCGCGGCGCCACCGGCACGCTGGCGGTGGGCGTCACGCCCAATATCGCGCCGGTGCTGCTGCCGCCCAGCATCCGGCGCTTTCGCGAACACTATCCACGCGTGCTGCTGCGGCTGGCCGAGAACACGCTGGACTACCTGCTGCCGCTGATGCAGGAAGGCACGTTCGACGTGCTGGTGGGACGCCTGGAACAGCACTCGCTGCCGCGCAACCTGCACTACGAAGAGTTGTACGGAGAGCCTATCTGCCTGGCCGTGGGCACGGCCCATCCGCTGGCGAACAAGCGCAAGGTGACATGGCAGGACGTGCAGCAGTACCCCTGGATCGCGCCTGGCCCGTCAACACCGATGCGGATACGCATCGATTACGAACTGGCGCTGGCCGGCCAGCCCGCGCCCTGGCATCAGGTGGAATCGTCGTCGGTGCTGGTCAACCTGGCGCTGCTGGACGGCTCGGATCTGGTGCTGCCGATCTCGGAACGTCTGGCGCTGCATTTCGCGAAGCAGCACATGATCAAGGTATTGCCGCTGGCGATGCGCAGCCGCGGGATGACAGGCATGGTCTGGCGCGACGCCGCACTGGCTTCAGAGCATGCGGCGTACTTCATGGAGTGCCTGCGGCTGGCACGATGACGGCAATAAGAAATGGCAGATAATCCACGGCACTCCCTGCCGCCAGTCCAGAGGCCGGCGCGCAAATGCGCCAACCAGTCCTGAACGGAATATCCATGACCCGATCCGAATACGAAACCGAACTGCTGCGCATCCTACGCGCCCACGGCGCCGCGGCCAGCGCTACGTTGACGGCCTTGATCGCCGCCTTGCCCCCCAAGGCGCGCGAGATCCATTTCGTAGTGTTCCCCGACCAGGACGGTGAAGGCACGTTCTCCGTGGTGGCCAGCCTGGAAGGCCCAGACCTGTTCGTGCTCAACAAGGCCATCGAAGGCCACCGCTACCTGTTCGACGTGCGCCACACGGAAGACGGCGTCAAGCCCGAGGTGCCGCTGTTCGCGTCCGATGAAGCCGGATTCAACGTGCAGGACGTCATCGTCGACACGGCGATACAGTGGGTGGCGGAACTATGGCAGGCCAGCGGCAGCTCGCCGCTGCCTGGATTGGTATACGGAGAAGAAGGCTACGGGACGCGCGAGCCGCTCGCATTGCCCGCATAGCGCCGCGGCGAGCCTATGCCGCCACGGCCAACGCCCTCACCAGGCCACATGGAACATTGCCTTGGCCAGCACCACGATCAGCACCATGTGGCAGAACACGCTGACATGCATGCGCCGGCTCAAGGCCCCGGTCAGGCGCTGGCGCCGCGCCAGCGTCAGGGCGGTGGCGACATGGACCAGCACGCTCAAGGCCAGCGCGATCTTCAATGACAACAGGATGCCGAAGGACGAGGCGAACGGATCGGCGAGCGCGCTGCGGTATTGCCAGGCCAGGCCCAGGCCGGCCAGGTACAGCACGACGACCGACCACGGCAGCACGGATCGCACGCGCGGCGCCAGCTGACTGCCCAGCGCGCGGCGCACGTCGGGCGGCAGGCGCTTGTGCACGGGCTCCAGGAACAGCACCTCGAAGGTGACCGTGCCGACGAAGAGGAAGGCGGCGAGCAGGTGCAGGATGAGCAGCAAGGGGTAGGTATTCATGGCTGCGTACGGGAGTGACCATCAATCAGGATTGTCCCATCCGCAAGGATGGCACGGACATGACAAACATCAAACCCGCGCCGCGCGCGTAAGCCGCCAGCCCCTCGCTCGCCGCCCTGCCTGCCCGGTCGTCAGAACTTGTAGCTGACCTTCATCCAGACGTTCCTGGGCGTGCCGTAGTTGTAGCCGTTGTAGCCCCCCAGGCCACTGTAGTAATACTTGTCGGTCAGGTTTTCCACATTGATCGAAGCCGACACATGCCTGTTGAAGTCATAGCGCGCCATCAGGCCGAACAAGGTGACGCCGCCCTGGCTGGCGCGCCCCAGGCCGCTGGCTTCGTCGTAGTAGATGCTGCTCTGATAGCTGACGTTGCCGCCGATCGTGAGCTTGTTCCACTCGCCGGGCAGCCTGTAGCTGGCGGCGAGGCGGAACAGCCGCTGGGGCGTGCTCGGCAGCAGCAAGGCGCCTTCGGCGTCGCGCTTGGCGAAGTAGGTGTAGCCGCCCATCAGCTGCAGGCCGGGCGCCACTTCGCCGGCTACGGTTAACTCGAAACCCTTGCTGCGAGCGCCTTTGACCGCACGATAGGGAGTGCTTCCGTCCGGCAGCGGCGGGCTAGACGGGTCTTCGACCGCAACGTTTTCCTCCTGCGTCCGGAATACTGCGAAGCTTGTGTTCAGCTTGCCGTCCAGGTGTTCGCCCTTGAGGCCGAGCTCATAGTTCTGGCCGGTCTGCGGCGGCAGTACGACATTGCCGGCGTCGCGCGAGGTGGTGGGAATGAAGATCCGGGTGTAGCTGGCGTAGGCCGAATAGTCCTTGCTCAGGTCCACGACCACGCCGGCATAGGGCGTGAAGACGCCGTTTTCCTTGGCGGTGGGATTGTGGGTCCAGAGGTTGGCGGGACCGTTGTAGGACGAGGAGTTCTCTTCGTACCAGGTGGTCCGCGCGCCGAGTATCACCGACACCGGATCTGCCACCTTCAGGCGCGCCGAACCGTAGATGGCGGTTTCCTTCGCGTCCAGGAAGGTGTTGAAGAAGGTGTAGGGCATGGATGGCCGCTGGACATCCCGCAACTCATAGAAATTCACCGGACGGCGATCCCAGCCGGCCGGGTTCGCCGAGTTCAGATTGAGTTCGCTGGTGTAGCGGTTGTAGCTCACCCCCAAGACGGCGCGGTGTTCCCTGCCGAATGCCTGAAACGGCCCTTCGGCGTAGACGTCGAAGGATTTGTTGGTCGAGTTTGCCGGGTTGTCGCGCAGCTCGATGGTGGAGGCGCCGGACGGATCTATGGGCCGGTACGCGAGCAGGTAGCCCCAAGCCGCCTTGCGTTCATTCTTCAGGCGGCTGGCGTCCATCTTGATATGCCAGCCGCTGTCGAAGCGATGGTCCAGCGTGGCGAATATGCGGTCCGTGTACATGTCCCATTGGCTCCACGGCGTCACGGGATTGAAGGACCTGGGCAGGTTCGTGCGCGTGCCGTCGCTGTAGAACAGCGGCGCCTGGCCGAAGTTGGCGCCGTCGATGGCGGTCTTCTGGTGCTCGTAGCCCAGGCTGACCGTGGTGCTCGGCAGGATGTCGGCCTCCAGAATGCCGTAGAAGACATCGTCGGACCGCTTCTTGTAATCGATGAAGCTGTCGCCCGCGGTGCGGGCGGCGACGACCCTGCCGCGCAGCGTGCCGGCGCTGTTCAGCGGGCCGCCCAGGTCGGCTTCGGCGTTGTAGCTGTTCCAGCGGCCAACGCCGGCGGTGACATGCCCGGCGAACTCCGAGCCGGGACGCTTGCGCACCAGGTTCACCGATCCGCCGGGTTCGCCCACGCCGTTGAGCAGGCCTGCGGCGCCGCGCACGACTTCCACCCGGTCGTAGATGGCGGTGTTGATCATCCCTACTTCGGCGGACGGCGTTTTGAACGACAGCGTGGGAACGCCATCGAGCATGGTGTTCAGCGCAAAGCCGCGCGAGGTGAATTGCACGCGCTCATCCAGCCGGTCGACGGCGATGCCGGGCGTCTGGCGCATCACCTCGTCCAGCGTGTTGAGGTTCTGGTCGTCCATCTGCTGCCGCGTGACGACGCTGATGGATTGCGGGGTTTCGCGCAGCGACAGCGGCATGCGAGTGGCGGCGCTGGTTGCCGGCACGGTATAGGAGCCCGTCCCTTCGGAGGGACCTTCGTCGCCAGCACCGGTGACGGTCACGGCGGGCAAGGCCGTGACCTCGCTCTGCGGCAATTTGCGCAGGGTGTAGCCGCCGTCGGCGCGCCTCGCCGGTTCCAGGCCGCTGCCGGCCAGCAACTGGCGCAGGCCGTCCTCGAAGCCATAGCTGCCGCGCAATCCGGGCGATTGCAGGTCGCGCGTCAGAGCGGGATCGAACGACAGCAGGACGCCGGCCTGGGCGGCGTAGGCCGATAGCGCCGCGCTCAGCGGTCCGGGTTCGATGGCCACGCTCACCTGCCCGGCCGGAGTCTGCGCGTTAGCGGGCGTCGTCACCCCGGCCAGCGGCAGCGCGAAGGCGCCAGCCGCGAGCAAGGCAGGAAGGGAGACGCTTGCGCGCAGCAGGGGGAACTGAGGGGGCATGACATGCACTCCAGATATTGGTCTTACCCTCGTAGCCAGATAAGACGCAGAAAGTGCTAGTCGCCGTTACAAAATAGTCTCGCCGCGCGGCACCAGCGACACCCAGTAGCGGGTGCGATGGCGCAGGCCGAGTTGCAGGGTGTCCGCTACCGTGGCCAGCACCCGGTCGGGCTCGGCCAGCGGGAAGGCGCCGGAAATAGGCAGGTGCGCCACTTCGGGCGCGCAATCGATCCAGCCCTTGCGGTAGCGCTGGAGTTCACGCAGGAATTCGCTCAAGGGCATGCTGTCGACCTGCAGCATGCCGCGCTGCCAGGCGGAGGGATCGCCAGTCAGCCCTTCGGCAGCGTCGATATGCCCGCTGGTGAAGCGCAAGCCCATGCCTGCCGGCACGATGCGCGCCGCATCCGCGGGCGCGCCCGGCAGCGCCACGCGCACGGCGCCTTCCAGCACCTGTACCGCCGATACGCCATCGTCGCGCCTGACCACGAAGCGCGTGCCCAGCGCGGTGATGCTGCCTTCGCGGGTACGCACGATGAAGGGCCGCGCAAGCTGTTGCGGGTCCGGCGCGGTTTCGATCAGGATTTCGCCGCCATGCAGCGCAATCAGCCGTTGCTGGGCGTCGAACAGGACGTCCATGGCCGTGGCGGCGTTGAGCACGACGCGGCTATGGTCCGCCAGCATCACCTCGCGCCGCGCGCCAACTGGCGTGCGGTACTGGGCAACCCAGCCACGCCAGGCTTCGTCGACCTGCGCGTAGCCGATGGCGCCCCCGGCGCCGATCAGCACCAGCAACTTGCCCAGCGCGGCGCGGCGGGCGGGCGAGCGCGGCCGGCCCAGCGCGGGCAGCATGCCCTTGGGCACCGCCTCGAAACGGCGCGTCAGGGCTTCGGTGCGCTGCCAGGCGCGTTCGTGTTCGGGATCGGCCTGACGCCAGGCCTGCCATGCCTCCCGGTCCGCCTGGCTGACGACGCCCGAGGTCAAGCGCAGAAACCAGTCCACTGCCCCGTCCAGCGCACGCGGGTCGATGCGCCCTGCGTCGCTGGCGCTCACGGCGCGAACTCCAGGCACTGGCGCAAGGCGCGCGCAATGTACAGCCGTACCGAGCCGACCGACACGCCCAGCACTTTGGCGATATCCGCGTGCGTCAGGCCTTCAAGCTGGCAAAGCAGGAAGGCGCGCCGCACCGGAACGGGCAAGCCGTCCAGCATGGCGTCGATTTCGCACAGCGCTTCCAGCGCCAGGGCGCGCTCCTCGGGCGATGGCGACTGCGCCTGGGGCAACTGCGCCAACGTTTCCAGATAGGCGCGTTCGAGATCCCTGCGCCGCAGGTGGTTGACCATGAGGCCGTGCGCGATGGTCGCCAGATAGGAACGCGGCTCGCGGATGTCGCCCGGTTCGCGGCGGGCCAGCACGCGCAGGTAGGTGTCGTGCACCAGGTCGGCGGCGTC includes these proteins:
- a CDS encoding ABC transporter substrate-binding protein, with amino-acid sequence MNDLHMRRRFCAAALGAALLPAAGALRAAPPERRAVLTLAGPGAVVSYPLMHMAATGALAEHAGQLRFRLWQTPDQLRTLLVSGDLDFSAAPCTLPALLHNRGMPVRLLNISVWGILWLVSRDPAVRTFDDLAGRELVVPFQRDLPAVLLDTLLEAHAARGLAPVALRRTRDGQDAIALMLNGQAGQALLVEPMASLLLWRAEQTAGAPALHRGQSLEQAWSAAFPAQPTLPQAGVMAAAGVAGDAALCRAVDQAYAASARWCAEHPADCAALVREHLPHLPLAAIETAIRGTRLQSRSARDARPEIEALYRLLAGRFPQAIGGALPPAGFYGP
- a CDS encoding Crp/Fnr family transcriptional regulator, translated to MTNINLAGAAVAALLARHPLLQGLPPGVAQEVAVDLLRGASPLRAEAGQILFSEGDEASSYVLIESGQAEVMRYSYNGDERVFRVFEPGQLMAEAAMFMPHGRYPMQARARSALQGWRLCRRQLHDACRRCPELALKLLAALSKSLYDQVNKVDWMTSSSAPERLANYLMGLHERQGAALTLPLNQRQLAAHLGIRAETLSRLLNDWQTQGYISGKRCQWAVHDPAHLARLATMAKRPF
- a CDS encoding DUF1971 domain-containing protein, with amino-acid sequence MSESASPLAPVPAAPPITEADIRQLVHRFYAQVRQDETLGPIFDSRVSDWDHHLDLLCDFWSALLLGTRRFKGAPIPAHARIPDLSWPLFQRWLALFHGVTAGLGQPALQAQADAMAERIAAKLWSVWQQRQSLPRLPDSLPEGVRPYRDSPVFTPDNLPAGLLAAHTTKAGTWGLLKVHAGVLRYTLDDPPHAEVVLTAGQQVLIEPQVRHHVAFELPGSFQITFCRADGPQDGT
- the mntP gene encoding manganese efflux pump MntP, with the translated sequence MNAVAIIVLAFAMSTDAFAAAISKGAALYKPRFPEALRTGLIFGVIEAITPVIGWGLGSVAARYVVAWDHWIAFAMLCTLGLLMVRNGLKEEDEDTAPVTRHSFWLLAATGLATSIDAMAVGVGLAFVDVNIVVAAIAIGLATTLMVTLGVMLGRVLGSVAGKRAEILGGIALMGIGAAILYEHLSAAAG
- a CDS encoding Bug family tripartite tricarboxylate transporter substrate binding protein — its product is MIKSLLFCTALLAAGTSVAMASDYPSRPVRLIVNFPPAGPLDLEARAIAQHAGKILGQTIVVENRSGASGNIGAQSVAQAAPDGYTLLMTLDTLMTVNPYIFRGLDKDVTQRLEPLSLAGSFGLALAVRPELGINTLNEFLRYAKANRITYASAGYGSPGNLAFEKLRLAAGLEVAHVPYRGNAPAVNALLGDQIQAAFLATPGVLPHVRAGKLKALAVSGKERDADLPEVPTAAQSGVAGLKNYDVSFAFLVMAPKGTPKEIAQVWEDTLAKVYAMPEFQQSMAVLGMRGPFAGKAQAQEWVDREAKGWKEVIEKAGIRGE
- a CDS encoding sulfatase family protein, encoding MQPNFLLFITDQQRADHLGSYGNAMLRTPELDALARQGWSADRFYVASPICMPNRATLMTGRMPSVHGVRHNGIPLSQRATTFVDRLRGAGYATALIGKSHLQNMTGKPAVWPPAGDGAQGEAWTAEPGNYDQEWGPLWRTDPGHDLDTPFYGFERVALAVDHGDQVWGHYERWLAREHPEARHLWGPEHALPAPGYVLTEHHQAWRTRVPEECSTTAYIGDQTIAQLRDNAASGKPFFIQCSFPDPHHPFTPHGKYWDMYRPEDVALPESFHASAEPGHQPPPHVAWMHQQRDQGKAVKHTPAIFACTEREAREAIALNYGSISHIDATIGRVMQALREMGLDDNTVVIFTSDHGDYFGDHQLLLKGPIHYQSLIRTPFIWRDPQAAPAAARSQALCSTADIAATVLARAGLPAYNGMQGASLLPLMSGGAERVRDAVLIEEEGQRTMFGFPGRTRMRTLQTPRHRLSVYADAAWGELYDLHEDPHELRNLWDDPAASALRADLLLELSRNMIRHAETSPHPSAIA
- a CDS encoding LysR family transcriptional regulator; the encoded protein is MDWTHRIRLRHLAILVRLCETRNLSQVASELNITQPALSKWLKDLEADIGLTLFDRHARGIEPTLYGLELRTHAREILGKLGRAQDTMAQLARGATGTLAVGVTPNIAPVLLPPSIRRFREHYPRVLLRLAENTLDYLLPLMQEGTFDVLVGRLEQHSLPRNLHYEELYGEPICLAVGTAHPLANKRKVTWQDVQQYPWIAPGPSTPMRIRIDYELALAGQPAPWHQVESSSVLVNLALLDGSDLVLPISERLALHFAKQHMIKVLPLAMRSRGMTGMVWRDAALASEHAAYFMECLRLAR
- a CDS encoding DUF6389 family protein, with the translated sequence MTRSEYETELLRILRAHGAAASATLTALIAALPPKAREIHFVVFPDQDGEGTFSVVASLEGPDLFVLNKAIEGHRYLFDVRHTEDGVKPEVPLFASDEAGFNVQDVIVDTAIQWVAELWQASGSSPLPGLVYGEEGYGTREPLALPA
- a CDS encoding CopD family copper resistance protein translates to MNTYPLLLILHLLAAFLFVGTVTFEVLFLEPVHKRLPPDVRRALGSQLAPRVRSVLPWSVVVLYLAGLGLAWQYRSALADPFASSFGILLSLKIALALSVLVHVATALTLARRQRLTGALSRRMHVSVFCHMVLIVVLAKAMFHVAW
- a CDS encoding TonB-dependent siderophore receptor; translated protein: MPPQFPLLRASVSLPALLAAGAFALPLAGVTTPANAQTPAGQVSVAIEPGPLSAALSAYAAQAGVLLSFDPALTRDLQSPGLRGSYGFEDGLRQLLAGSGLEPARRADGGYTLRKLPQSEVTALPAVTVTGAGDEGPSEGTGSYTVPATSAATRMPLSLRETPQSISVVTRQQMDDQNLNTLDEVMRQTPGIAVDRLDERVQFTSRGFALNTMLDGVPTLSFKTPSAEVGMINTAIYDRVEVVRGAAGLLNGVGEPGGSVNLVRKRPGSEFAGHVTAGVGRWNSYNAEADLGGPLNSAGTLRGRVVAARTAGDSFIDYKKRSDDVFYGILEADILPSTTVSLGYEHQKTAIDGANFGQAPLFYSDGTRTNLPRSFNPVTPWSQWDMYTDRIFATLDHRFDSGWHIKMDASRLKNERKAAWGYLLAYRPIDPSGASTIELRDNPANSTNKSFDVYAEGPFQAFGREHRAVLGVSYNRYTSELNLNSANPAGWDRRPVNFYELRDVQRPSMPYTFFNTFLDAKETAIYGSARLKVADPVSVILGARTTWYEENSSSYNGPANLWTHNPTAKENGVFTPYAGVVVDLSKDYSAYASYTRIFIPTTSRDAGNVVLPPQTGQNYELGLKGEHLDGKLNTSFAVFRTQEENVAVEDPSSPPLPDGSTPYRAVKGARSKGFELTVAGEVAPGLQLMGGYTYFAKRDAEGALLLPSTPQRLFRLAASYRLPGEWNKLTIGGNVSYQSSIYYDEASGLGRASQGGVTLFGLMARYDFNRHVSASINVENLTDKYYYSGLGGYNGYNYGTPRNVWMKVSYKF
- a CDS encoding FecR domain-containing protein; amino-acid sequence: MSASDAGRIDPRALDGAVDWFLRLTSGVVSQADREAWQAWRQADPEHERAWQRTEALTRRFEAVPKGMLPALGRPRSPARRAALGKLLVLIGAGGAIGYAQVDEAWRGWVAQYRTPVGARREVMLADHSRVVLNAATAMDVLFDAQQRLIALHGGEILIETAPDPQQLARPFIVRTREGSITALGTRFVVRRDDGVSAVQVLEGAVRVALPGAPADAARIVPAGMGLRFTSGHIDAAEGLTGDPSAWQRGMLQVDSMPLSEFLRELQRYRKGWIDCAPEVAHLPISGAFPLAEPDRVLATVADTLQLGLRHRTRYWVSLVPRGETIL